From the genome of Malus sylvestris chromosome 6, drMalSylv7.2, whole genome shotgun sequence, one region includes:
- the LOC126625865 gene encoding uncharacterized protein LOC126625865 — protein sequence MLSSTCSHSLIHRPFLHSSSAARARVPTRPGALRPISRSFRTFESQSRPYNTRWTRISCFRQEKFSSETPKPEYIEHLVPEEVVKSEFDDSKVVKRDWGGTLREAADVVSRAIGSRWSVPWSAETILQVMLLWVAAFCFTGSWMVPFAAHVAGFSRESLTNRGQALFSLVTDVTEGLVGIMIICRCLSRFRPLPPDWFKFSLKGTWQLDVALGCLMFPLVNRLSQFNLSLLPLLPSTPVTVSSVEQSIMARDPVAMAMYAVVVSVCAPMWEEILFRGFLLPSLTKYMPVWSAVLVSSVVFALAHWNVQRILPLIFLGVVMGVVFARSRNLLPSMLLHSLWNGFVFLDLMK from the exons ATGTTGAGCTCCACTTGCTCTCACTCTCTTATCCACCGCCCCTTCCTCCATTCCTCCTCCGCCGCCAGAGCTAGGGTTCCGACCCGACCCGGAGCTTTACGTCCAATTTCCCGGAGTTTTAGGACCTTCGAATCTCAATCCAGACCGTATAATACG AGGTGGACTAGAATTTCATGTTTTAGGCAAGAGAAGTTCTCTTCAGAAACACCGAAACCGGAATATATTGAACACTTGGTGCCCGAGGAAGTAGTCAAGTCCGAGTTCGATGATTCTAAGGTGGTTAAAAGGGATTGGGGAGGAACGCTCCGAGAG GCTGCAGATGTAGTGTCTAGGGCAATTGGGAGTCGTTGGAGTGTGCCGTGGTCAGCAGAGACCATATTGCAG GTCATGCTACTATGGGTTGCTGCTTTCTGCTTCACAGGTTCTTGGATGGTTCCATTTGCAGCTCACGTGGCAGGTTTCAGCAGGGAATCATTAACGAATAGAGGACAAGCCTTATTTAGCCTGGTGACTGATGTAACTGAAGGTCTTGTTGGAATTATGATAATTTGTCGCTGCTTATCTCGTTTTCGCCCTCTTCCTCCTGATTGGTTTAAATTTAGCTTGAAGGGGACCTGGCAGTTGGATGTTGCTCTTGGATGCCTTATGTTTCCCCTTGTCAATCGGCTCTCACAGTTCAACCTCAGTCTGCTCCCTCTTTTGCCTTCCACCCCGGTCACAGTATCAAGTGTTGAGCAATCAATTATGGCACGCGATCCAGTGGCTATGGCAATGTATGCAGTAGTAGTTTCAGTGTGTGCTCCCATGTGGGAGGAGATACTCTTCAGGGGTTTCTTACTACCTTCCTTAACCAAGTACATGCCCGTATGGTCTGCGGTATTGGTGAGCtcggttgtatttgctttagcaCATTGGAATGTACAGAGGATTCTACCGCTTATTTTCCTTGGGGTGGTGATGGGCGTTGTATTCGCACGGTCAAGGAATCTATTGCCATCGATGCTCTTGCACAGCCTTTGGAATGGCTTTGTATTTTTAGATTTAATGAAATAA